One Sanguibacter sp. HDW7 DNA window includes the following coding sequences:
- the typA gene encoding translational GTPase TypA has product MSVRSDLRNVAIVAHVDHGKTTMVDAMLHTSGAFGAHDHVDERAMDSGDLEREKGITILAKNTAVRYTGPSAADFGHPEGITINVIDTPGHADFGGEVERGLSMVDGVVLLVDSSEGPLPQTRFVLRKALAAKLPVILVVNKVDRPDARIDHVVAEATDLLLGLASDLHEEVPDLDLDSILDVPVVFAAAKAKRASLNQPADGSLPDAEDLEPLFRTILEKIPAPTYEDDAPLQAHVTNLDASPFLGRLALLRVFNGTIRKGQTVAWARHDGTLQNVRITELLATKALTRVPAESAGPGDIVAVAGIEDITIGETLTDPDDPRPLPLITVDDPAISMTIGINTSPLAGKGGKGHKVTARQVKDRLDAELIGNVSLRVLPTERPDAWEVQGRGELALAILVEQMRREGFELTVGKPQVVTKKIDGKVHEPIERMTIDVPEEFLGAVTQLMAQRKGRMEIMSNHGTGWVRMEFMVPARGLIGFRTRFLTETRGTGIASSLAEGYEPWAGQIETRVTGSLVADRAGKVTPYAMINLQERGSFFVEPTAEVYEGQVVGENSRNEDMDVNITKEKKLTNMRAASSDNFENLIPPRRLTLEESLEFTQEDECVEVTPEIVRIRKVVLDQTERGRAASRAKKS; this is encoded by the coding sequence ATGTCTGTGCGCTCCGACCTGCGCAACGTGGCGATCGTCGCCCACGTCGACCACGGCAAGACGACGATGGTTGACGCCATGCTGCACACCAGCGGAGCCTTCGGCGCGCACGACCACGTCGACGAGCGTGCGATGGACTCGGGCGACCTCGAGCGCGAGAAGGGCATCACGATCCTCGCGAAGAACACGGCGGTCCGGTACACCGGTCCGTCGGCGGCCGACTTCGGCCACCCCGAGGGCATCACGATCAACGTCATCGACACCCCCGGCCACGCCGACTTCGGCGGTGAGGTCGAGCGCGGCCTGTCGATGGTCGACGGCGTCGTCCTCCTCGTCGACTCCTCCGAGGGCCCCCTGCCGCAGACGCGCTTCGTGCTCCGCAAGGCGCTCGCCGCGAAGCTCCCGGTCATCCTCGTCGTCAACAAGGTCGACCGTCCCGACGCGCGCATCGACCACGTCGTCGCCGAGGCCACCGACCTCCTTCTCGGCCTGGCCTCCGACCTCCACGAGGAGGTCCCGGACCTCGACCTCGACTCGATCCTCGACGTCCCCGTCGTCTTCGCCGCCGCGAAGGCCAAGCGCGCCTCTCTCAACCAGCCGGCCGACGGCTCGCTCCCTGACGCCGAGGACCTCGAGCCGCTCTTCCGCACGATCCTCGAGAAGATCCCCGCGCCGACGTACGAGGACGACGCGCCGCTCCAGGCCCACGTCACGAACCTCGACGCGTCGCCGTTCCTCGGCCGCCTCGCGCTCCTGCGCGTCTTCAACGGCACGATCCGCAAGGGCCAGACCGTCGCGTGGGCGCGCCACGACGGCACGCTGCAGAACGTCCGCATCACCGAGCTCCTCGCGACGAAGGCGCTCACGCGCGTCCCCGCGGAGTCGGCGGGCCCCGGCGACATCGTCGCCGTCGCCGGCATCGAGGACATCACGATCGGCGAGACGCTCACGGACCCGGACGACCCGCGCCCGCTGCCGCTCATCACGGTCGACGACCCCGCGATCTCCATGACGATCGGTATCAACACCTCGCCGCTCGCCGGCAAGGGCGGCAAGGGCCACAAGGTCACGGCCCGCCAGGTCAAGGACCGCCTCGACGCCGAGCTCATCGGCAACGTCTCGCTCCGCGTCCTGCCGACCGAGCGTCCCGACGCGTGGGAGGTCCAGGGCCGTGGCGAGCTCGCGCTCGCGATCCTCGTCGAGCAGATGCGCCGCGAGGGCTTCGAGCTGACCGTCGGCAAGCCGCAGGTCGTCACGAAGAAGATCGACGGCAAGGTGCACGAGCCGATCGAGCGCATGACGATCGACGTCCCCGAGGAGTTCCTCGGCGCCGTCACGCAGCTCATGGCGCAGCGCAAGGGCCGCATGGAGATCATGTCGAACCACGGCACGGGCTGGGTCCGCATGGAGTTCATGGTCCCCGCGCGCGGCCTCATCGGCTTCCGCACGCGCTTCCTCACGGAGACGCGCGGCACGGGCATCGCCTCCTCGCTCGCCGAGGGCTACGAGCCGTGGGCCGGCCAGATCGAGACCCGCGTGACGGGCTCGCTCGTCGCCGACCGCGCGGGCAAGGTCACGCCCTACGCGATGATCAACCTCCAGGAGCGCGGCTCGTTCTTCGTCGAGCCGACCGCCGAGGTGTACGAGGGCCAGGTCGTCGGGGAGAACTCCCGCAACGAGGACATGGACGTCAACATCACCAAGGAGAAGAAGCTCACGAACATGCGTGCAGCTTCCTCGGACAACTTCGAGAACCTCATCCCGCCGCGTCGTCTCACGCTCGAGGAGTCCCTCGAGTTCACGCAGGAGGACGAGTGCGTCGAGGTGACGCCGGAGATCGTGCGCATCCGCAAGGTCGTCCTCGACCAGACCGAGCGGGGCCGCGCCGCCTCGCGCGCCAAGAAGTCCTGA
- a CDS encoding VanW family protein — MTQDRTGTTARKGSPLDGFEPEKPKVRTGRGLTVALWGALGVVVLAGGYVAAQVVTADQIPRGTTVAGLEIGGKSRADAISLLESELGPRASEPISVTAGKLTASIDPAAAGLGLDARGTVAGLTGFSLAPGDLVRTLFGGDEIGPSLTIDDGLLRDAIAETAVSLRTEPVDGKVAFVDGRVEKIDAVPGLDVDVERARTKILGSYLTSTGPVDLPTSEIEPQITQAETDAAQKTGTALVSAPVRVEVDGQKAELPISALGAAATFVAKDGALVLDLDKDAVAKAVLSRTKDLETKATGAKFVFKDGKPSISGGKSGLALDRDALTASVLTAATTPGTRTATTKLVETESDSSRKALEALGVKKVVAEFTTPLTDSYAARNANLTLAAKKITGQLIKPGEEWSLTETLSPITLEAGYVNAGVIDRGRLQDGVGGGLSQMATTTYNAFYFAGVDILEHRPHSFYFTRYPEGRESTMFVGSIDMRIKNDTPYGILIQSWVKDGKVVVKLWSTPHYKVSSTTSPRRDVVQPRTVYSTEAGCIAQGAGSPGFAVTVTRKVSLDGAVVKDESNAWRYTPQNRYVCGPDPASEKPKKSDDD, encoded by the coding sequence ATGACGCAGGACCGGACGGGCACGACCGCACGCAAGGGCTCCCCGCTCGACGGGTTCGAGCCCGAGAAGCCCAAGGTGCGCACGGGTCGCGGCCTCACCGTCGCGCTCTGGGGCGCGCTCGGCGTCGTCGTGCTCGCAGGCGGTTACGTCGCGGCCCAGGTCGTCACGGCGGACCAGATCCCGCGCGGCACGACGGTCGCGGGTCTCGAGATCGGGGGCAAGAGCCGCGCCGACGCGATCAGCCTGCTCGAGTCCGAGCTCGGCCCGCGCGCGAGCGAGCCCATCTCCGTGACGGCCGGCAAGCTCACGGCGTCGATCGACCCGGCTGCCGCCGGCCTCGGTCTCGACGCGCGCGGCACCGTCGCCGGTCTCACCGGCTTCTCCCTCGCACCCGGCGACCTCGTGCGCACGCTCTTCGGCGGCGACGAGATCGGTCCGTCGCTGACGATCGACGACGGGCTGCTGCGGGACGCGATCGCCGAGACCGCCGTGAGCCTGCGCACCGAGCCGGTCGACGGCAAGGTCGCGTTCGTCGACGGCCGCGTCGAGAAGATCGACGCCGTCCCCGGCCTCGACGTGGACGTCGAGCGTGCGCGCACGAAGATCCTCGGCTCCTACCTCACGTCGACCGGTCCGGTGGACCTGCCGACGAGCGAGATCGAGCCGCAGATCACGCAGGCCGAGACCGACGCCGCCCAGAAGACCGGGACGGCTCTCGTCTCCGCGCCCGTGCGCGTCGAGGTCGACGGCCAGAAGGCCGAGCTGCCCATCTCGGCGCTCGGCGCCGCCGCGACGTTCGTCGCGAAGGACGGCGCGCTCGTGCTCGACCTCGACAAGGACGCCGTCGCGAAGGCCGTCCTCTCCCGCACCAAGGATCTCGAGACCAAGGCGACCGGGGCGAAGTTCGTCTTCAAGGACGGCAAGCCGTCGATCTCGGGCGGCAAGTCGGGCCTCGCGCTCGACCGCGACGCCCTGACCGCGTCCGTGCTGACGGCCGCGACCACTCCCGGCACCCGTACCGCGACGACGAAGCTCGTCGAGACCGAGTCCGACAGCTCGCGCAAGGCGCTCGAGGCGCTCGGCGTCAAGAAGGTCGTCGCGGAGTTCACGACGCCCCTCACGGACTCGTACGCGGCCCGCAACGCCAACCTCACGCTTGCCGCGAAGAAGATCACGGGCCAGCTCATCAAGCCGGGCGAGGAGTGGTCGCTCACCGAGACGCTCAGCCCCATCACGCTCGAGGCCGGGTACGTCAACGCCGGCGTCATCGACCGTGGCCGGCTCCAGGACGGAGTGGGCGGCGGCCTCTCGCAGATGGCGACGACGACGTACAACGCGTTCTACTTCGCGGGCGTCGACATCCTCGAGCACCGCCCGCACAGCTTCTACTTCACGCGCTACCCCGAGGGCCGCGAGTCGACGATGTTCGTCGGGTCGATCGACATGCGCATCAAGAACGACACCCCGTACGGCATCCTCATCCAGTCGTGGGTCAAGGACGGCAAGGTCGTCGTCAAGCTCTGGTCGACCCCGCACTACAAGGTGAGCTCGACGACGTCGCCGCGGCGCGACGTCGTCCAGCCGCGCACGGTCTACTCGACCGAGGCCGGCTGCATCGCGCAGGGCGCCGGCTCGCCGGGCTTCGCTGTCACCGTGACGCGCAAGGTCTCGCTCGACGGCGCCGTCGTCAAGGACGAGTCGAACGCGTGGCGCTACACGCCGCAGAACCGCTACGTGTGCGGCCCCGACCCGGCGTCGGAGAAGCCGAAGAAGTCCGACGACGACTGA
- a CDS encoding PIG-L family deacetylase translates to MRLLAVHAHPDDETLSTGPLLAAWARTGEAFVVSCTRGERGEVLGPLHALEGDGPALAAHRTTELAAALAALGVSGHAFLDALPVPAGARALPATVVDSGMRWVDVPGGTAGPADDAGPSAFTSVPAADAAAVLAAHVRALAPDVVVTYDAGGGYGHPDHVRTHDVTVRALALLAAAGVDVPPLLCPSTPPATDAAVRAHLADARWVADVRADHGLTLPAAGRPPAVVAERRIVAEVDVTDVLDDVVGALRAHATQVTAVTAAPASDPLLAGVLALSNLVVMGLPRVATYALLGADGGVPGTDATARWASVPLADAVRRVA, encoded by the coding sequence GTGCGCCTCCTCGCGGTCCACGCCCACCCCGACGACGAGACCCTGTCCACAGGGCCTCTGCTCGCGGCGTGGGCGCGGACGGGGGAGGCGTTCGTCGTCTCGTGCACGCGCGGGGAGCGCGGGGAGGTCCTCGGGCCGCTCCACGCGCTCGAGGGCGACGGCCCGGCGCTCGCCGCGCACCGCACGACCGAGCTCGCCGCCGCGCTCGCAGCGCTCGGCGTGAGCGGCCACGCGTTCCTCGACGCGCTCCCCGTGCCCGCAGGGGCACGGGCGCTCCCGGCGACCGTCGTCGACTCAGGGATGCGCTGGGTCGACGTCCCGGGCGGCACGGCCGGACCTGCGGACGACGCGGGTCCGTCGGCGTTCACGAGCGTCCCTGCGGCCGACGCCGCGGCCGTGCTCGCGGCTCACGTGCGGGCGCTCGCGCCCGACGTCGTCGTCACGTACGACGCGGGCGGCGGCTACGGCCACCCCGACCACGTGCGCACGCACGACGTCACGGTGCGGGCGCTCGCGCTGCTCGCCGCGGCGGGCGTCGACGTGCCGCCGCTGCTGTGCCCCTCGACGCCTCCCGCGACGGACGCCGCCGTGCGCGCGCACCTCGCGGACGCCCGGTGGGTCGCGGACGTGCGCGCTGACCACGGCCTCACGCTTCCCGCTGCGGGACGCCCGCCCGCGGTCGTCGCCGAACGACGGATCGTCGCCGAGGTCGACGTCACAGACGTCCTCGACGACGTCGTCGGCGCCCTGCGGGCCCACGCGACCCAGGTGACCGCCGTGACGGCAGCGCCGGCGTCGGACCCGCTGCTCGCGGGCGTTCTCGCTCTCTCCAACCTCGTCGTCATGGGACTTCCTCGCGTCGCGACCTATGCGCTCCTGGGCGCAGACGGTGGCGTCCCCGGGACCGACGCGACCGCCCGGTGGGCATCCGTGCCGCTCGCCGACGCCGTCCGACGGGTAGCGTGA
- a CDS encoding DUF6113 family protein, whose amino-acid sequence MTLHRTLSFLAALVVGVVIGVLGTFGHRSLVPVGLVLGLVASVAAAVWMRSTFGPMSVMAYLVGWVVAVQVLAAGGPGGDTQVVADATGYVWAYGTVLLVLAVLWLPRSWFADVAAGRTQRRTVPAVAQDQNVR is encoded by the coding sequence ATGACGCTCCACCGGACGCTCTCGTTCCTCGCCGCGCTCGTCGTCGGCGTCGTCATCGGTGTGCTGGGCACCTTCGGGCACCGCTCCCTCGTGCCCGTCGGCCTGGTCCTCGGGCTCGTCGCGAGCGTGGCGGCCGCGGTCTGGATGCGCTCGACGTTCGGACCGATGTCCGTCATGGCGTACCTCGTCGGCTGGGTCGTCGCCGTACAGGTGCTCGCGGCGGGCGGGCCGGGAGGGGACACGCAGGTCGTCGCGGACGCGACGGGCTACGTGTGGGCGTACGGGACGGTGCTGCTCGTCCTCGCGGTGCTGTGGCTCCCGAGGTCGTGGTTCGCGGACGTCGCCGCAGGCCGGACACAGCGACGGACGGTCCCAGCCGTCGCACAGGACCAGAACGTACGATGA